A single Macaca mulatta isolate MMU2019108-1 chromosome 15, T2T-MMU8v2.0, whole genome shotgun sequence DNA region contains:
- the ALG2 gene encoding alpha-1,3/1,6-mannosyltransferase ALG2 (The RefSeq protein has 1 substitution compared to this genomic sequence), with translation MAEEQARQRDLVPKPSVLFLHPDLGVGGAERLVLDAALALQARGCNVKIWTAHYDPGHCFAESRELPVHCAGDWLPRGLGWGGHGAAVCAYVRMVFLALYVLFLADEEFDVVVCDQVSACIPVFRLARRRKKILFYCHFPDLLLTKRDSFLKRLYRAPIDWIEEYTTGMADCILVNSQFTAAVFKKTFKTLSHIDPDVLYPSLNVTSFDSVVPEKLDDLVPKGKKFLLLSINRYERKKNLTLALEALVQLRGRLTSQDWERVHLIMAGGYDERVLENVEHYQELKQMVQQSDLGQYVTFLRSFSDKQKISLLHSCTCVLYTPSNEHFGIVPLEAMYMQCPVIAVNSGGPLESIDHSVTGFLCEPDPVHFSEAIEKFIREPSLKATMGLAGRAKVKEKFSPEAFTEQLYQYVTKLLV, from the exons ATGGCGGAGGAGCAGGCCCGGCAACGGGACCTGGTTCCCAAGCCGTCGGTGCTGTTCCTGCACCCAGACCTCGGCGTAGGAGGCGCTGAGCGTCTGGTGTTGGACGCGGCGTTGGCGCTGCAGGCGCGCGGGTGTAACGTGAAGATCTGGACAGCGCACTACGACCCGGGCCACTGCTTCGCCGAGAGCCGCGAACTACCGGTGCACTGTGCCGGAGACTGGCTGCCGCGCGGCCTGGGCTGGGGCGGCCACGGCGCCGCCGTCTGCGCCTACGTGCGCATGGTCTTCCTGGCGCTCTACGTGCTGTTCCTCGCCGACGAGGAGTTCGACGTGGTAGTGTGCGACCAG GTGTCTGCCTGTATTCCAGTGTTCAGGCTGGCTAGACGGCGGAAGAAGATCCTGTTTTACTGTCACTTCCCAGATCTGCTTCTCACCAAGAGAGATTCTTTTCTTAAACGGTTATACAGGGCCCCGATTGACTGGATAGAGGAATACACCACAGGCATGGCAGACTGCATCTTAGTCAACAGCCAGTTCACTGCTGctgtttttaagaaaacattcaagaccctgtctcacataGACCCTGATGTCCTCTATCCATCTCTAAATGTCACCAGCTTTGATTCAGTTGTTCCTGAAAAGCTTGATGACCTAGTCCCCAAGGGGAAAAAATTCCTGCTGCTCTCTATCAACAGATAcgaaaggaagaaaaatctgaCTTTGGCATTGGAAGCCCTAGTACAGCTGCGTGGAAGATTGACATCCCAAGATTGGGAGAGGGTTCATCTGATCGTGGCAGGTGGTTATGACGAGAGAGTCCTGGAGAATGTGGAACATTACCAGGAATTGAAGCAAATGGTCCAACAGTCTGACCTTGGCCAGTATGTGACCTTCTTGAggtctttctcagacaaacagAAAATCTCCCTCCTCCACAGCTGCACGTGTGTGCTTTACACACCAAGCAATGAACACTTTGGCATTGTCCCTCTGGAAGCCATGTACATGCAGTGCCCAGTCATTGCTGTTAATTCTGGGGGACCCTTGGAGTCCATTGACCACAGTGTCACAGGGTTTCTGTGTGAGCCTGACCCAGTGCACTTCTCAGAAGCAATAGAAAAGTTCATCCGTGAACCTTCCTTAAAAGCCACCATGGGCCTGGCTGGAAGAGCCAAGGTGAAGGAAAAATTTTCCCCTGAAGCATTTACGGAACAGCTCTACCAATATGTTACCAAACTGCTGGTATAA